The DNA sequence CATATCTATACTAAGTATCTGCATTGCTAAATCCCTTCTGACACATTTATATATGTAACTCCAATATTGGTCGCAAAAACGAATAGTTAAATAGTAGGAGTATTGATTATTATATTTCATTACTGATTTTTCGATTTTATCCAAAGACGTTTTGTTTAGCATTTCCCAAAAGGGATAGATAAGGGAATATTCCCTAGGGTGGCTATCATCAGTGTATCCGTATAGTTGAATATAATCATTCAGATATTTCTCAAAAGCAGATGTTACATCTAACACAGAATATTGGTAGCGTCTGACGCTTAAAGATTTTTGAATTTTAACTAATTTGGAGAACTTCTGGTTTCTAATCTTTTTCGAATAGACCTTTGTTATATCGCCTGTTATGCTCCATTTTAGAAGCGGTTCCATTAAATAATATAATTCAATCAAGATTTCGTTTTGCTGTTGTTTATTTAATCGACTTTTGTCTTTTTGTCCTAATTTATACTTGTACAACAAGTCTTTTACTTTTTCATCATTTACAAATGGCTTTCTCATCATAAGCAATCCTCCAGAATTGTTTTTGACATTTTAGCCATAGGAGGAAGAAAATCAAATTATTAGGCAATAATTTTTTAATGGAAAGTTGAAAAGCAATGTTATGGTCAATATAATGCCTTCAAAATTAAGATGGAGGCGATATACATGAAGAAGAGATTATTTTCATTTGGTAAAGTCAAAGGTATGGAGATGCTAGAAGTTATGAATATGGAAATTATCCATGCGAATTATTCAGGATTACAATATCTTTGGGGACAATATAAGAGAAGTACAAACAGTGTAGTAAAAGAAGAAATTAAAGAGTGCTTTAAAGCATATGCAGGCGATTATATTGTTAGATTTGGAAAATATAAAGGTCATACACTTAAATGCATAGATGAGCGAAATAGAAGTTACTTGGAAAATTACCTTACCCATAATGATAACGAAGAAATTAGAATAATTGTAAAGACATACCTTAAATATAATAAAAAAAAGAAAAACAATAAATACAATAATTTTCAACAGCAGACCTATGTGTATTACAATGAGTTAAAACATAAGATAAATACTAGTTCTCAGTTAAATATAGAGTATGTAATTAAAACCATGGGATATACAATAGAAAGAGGAAAATTTGAGCATTGTCCGTGGGGATGTGATAAGCACAGCAGCAAGTATCAACATGCATTTTTGAAAAAGGGTACAGATGGTTCCTATTTTGTAGGTTGCTTTAAATGTGGAGAAAAGAGAAATTTTATCAAGTTTGTATGTGAAAAAAAAGGATATAGATTCACAGAAGCATTAGAATGGATAGCAGAAGTCTTAGGAGTTGCAGTTGTGAATATCCCTAAGAAAGATGTTGTAGAAATAAAAGAAGATTATATAAATCTAGAGGAAGAAATCATAATAGAGAAGCGAAGTCTTCCAGAGATTAGCCTTGAAGGATTTGGCTTTAATAAAGGGGTATATCCACCTGCGTTTTATAAGAGAGGATTTACCGTAAGGGATGCTGAAGAGATGGAAGTGTATTTCGCTGGGAGAGATTGTACCAATGTCTTTAAAGATAGAATATGTTTCTTGGTTAAAGATTTAGATAATAGGCTTGTGGGTGTTATTGGTAGAAGTAAATATAGTGAGAAAGAACACTATAATTATTGGGCTAAAAGATTAAGATTAGATGGTAATATGAGCAGAGAAGAACAAATAGAGGAAATTAAGAATCAAAACTGTAGTTACAAAAAATACTATAATTTTAATGGATTTAAGTCAGGCCATACTTTATATAATGCCAATAGATTATCAGTTGAAAATAAAGATGAAGTTTTTATTGCAGAAGGTCCATTTGATGTAATGAAGATGGTTCTTAAGCATGGTTACAAAAATACGGTTGGGATGCTTGGCCATTCGTTAAGTCGAGGGCAATTGTATCAATTGTATGAATTATACAAGGATAAAACAGATACTATTAAGGTATATCTACTTGTTGACAATGATGAGGTTGGTTTAAAAAACTTTGAGAAAAATGTAAAGAGTCTTCAGGAGTTAGGGTTCAAGAATATATATAAGATGATTATTGAAGGTGTGAAAGATGCAGGGGAAGCCACAAAGGAACAGGTGGATAAGGCATATAAAAGTGCCCAATTGCAGTCGGTTAGGTATGAGAAAAAAAGAATAGTTATTAAGGATTATGATGCAATCCTAAAAAATAATGTGAAATAAATTAAAAAACTATAAAATTTAAAAAAAGTGTCACATTTTCAATTTTGAGGTTAGTATAATATAAATAGAGGGTATTATAAAGAATGTTAAATACCTTATAAACAATTGAACTTTGAATATATTAAAATACGAACCATTCATTTATTGTTAACCCTTACAAACAGTTGAAAATTGAGGTTTGCTATTACCAAGTTCTTGGGGAATAGCACAATTAATAACGTTAACTTAATTGTTAATCCTTTTTAAACAGTGGTCAAAAAATATCAATGTCTTAAAAACAGAAATGTATATATAGATGTAGCCATCTTATTAAACAATGAATCAAAGATAATTATGTTTAGCAACAATTTGTTGCCATTGTTTATAAGCAATAACAAATATAGTTCAACTGTTTGCAAAAGTAATAACACTATATATATCTAAACTTGAAACTATAAAATATCCCTTTCTATAATGCTAAAAATCATATAGGAGGGATTTTATTATGGATATAAAGGTATTTAAAGTTGCAAAGGACAGTAATATTAATGCTGTATCTGTTGCAATGTTAGAGGAAGTAGTAAATAATGGAGCATGTCACGTTGATGCTATGGGTGTAAATGCAAATTACACACTTGTAAAAGCATTGATACTAGTAACAGACACCCTAGCAAATAATGGATATAAATGTAACTTACAACCTTATTATGTAAACGTGACAGTCAGTGGTTGCGACGATGAGCAGCACATCAAGACGGCTATTCGCTGGACCATTATAGTGAAAAAGTAGATGCTTGTTCATTGAATATTATGTAAATATATGATAATCTAGCAAATATAGTTGTAAGGGA is a window from the Xylanivirga thermophila genome containing:
- a CDS encoding RNA polymerase sigma factor, whose product is MMRKPFVNDEKVKDLLYKYKLGQKDKSRLNKQQQNEILIELYYLMEPLLKWSITGDITKVYSKKIRNQKFSKLVKIQKSLSVRRYQYSVLDVTSAFEKYLNDYIQLYGYTDDSHPREYSLIYPFWEMLNKTSLDKIEKSVMKYNNQYSYYLTIRFCDQYWSYIYKCVRRDLAMQILSIDMIRHRYNSDDLTNYFDKFQYKHNMFTLIDDDKLDNVLSTINLILTDKEQQVLKLFTEGYSHTEIADILKITSANSRQIKKRASDKIIDYLQQNEY
- a CDS encoding toprim domain-containing protein — protein: MKKRLFSFGKVKGMEMLEVMNMEIIHANYSGLQYLWGQYKRSTNSVVKEEIKECFKAYAGDYIVRFGKYKGHTLKCIDERNRSYLENYLTHNDNEEIRIIVKTYLKYNKKKKNNKYNNFQQQTYVYYNELKHKINTSSQLNIEYVIKTMGYTIERGKFEHCPWGCDKHSSKYQHAFLKKGTDGSYFVGCFKCGEKRNFIKFVCEKKGYRFTEALEWIAEVLGVAVVNIPKKDVVEIKEDYINLEEEIIIEKRSLPEISLEGFGFNKGVYPPAFYKRGFTVRDAEEMEVYFAGRDCTNVFKDRICFLVKDLDNRLVGVIGRSKYSEKEHYNYWAKRLRLDGNMSREEQIEEIKNQNCSYKKYYNFNGFKSGHTLYNANRLSVENKDEVFIAEGPFDVMKMVLKHGYKNTVGMLGHSLSRGQLYQLYELYKDKTDTIKVYLLVDNDEVGLKNFEKNVKSLQELGFKNIYKMIIEGVKDAGEATKEQVDKAYKSAQLQSVRYEKKRIVIKDYDAILKNNVK
- a CDS encoding stage V sporulation protein S; the protein is MDIKVFKVAKDSNINAVSVAMLEEVVNNGACHVDAMGVNANYTLVKALILVTDTLANNGYKCNLQPYYVNVTVSGCDDEQHIKTAIRWTIIVKK